The sequence below is a genomic window from bacterium.
GTCTGTTTTTTTCTTAAGCCCCTTCTCAAGGAGATATGTCTGACCCATTATTACTGACAGGGGTGTATTTAGCTCATGGGAAACAATATGCAAGAAATCTGTTTTTGCCTGATTTGCCTTCTCAAGCTCTTCCTTTTTTTCCTTAAGCTCTGAATAGAGCCTTGTATTCTCAAGGGCTATAGCAAGCTCATTTGCCGTTGTTTCAAGAAGGCTTATCTCAGGGAATGTATAGTAGCCTACCTTTTTTTCTCCAAGTAATAATAAACCAATAATTTTATCCTGAATGAAAAGGGGGGTTACAAACCTTATATTATTCTTTTCCATCTCATAATTTACCTTAATTGCCTCCCTTCTCCCATCTATTTCATCCCTTAAAACCCATCCCCTTTGTTTCTTTAACCATTCTACGAAGGGGTTATTAAGAGTGATAAATGGAGAAAATGCTTTTTTATCTACCTCTCCAAAGATGTATTTTATTTCATAAAATGTCTCCTCATTATTAAGCAACATCAAAACAATGAACCTTGAATGAATAGAGTTATGTAGCTCATCAATGGAGGATGCGATAATTAAATCTGGGTCAACAGAGGATGTAATTTGGTTTGCTATTCTTGCTGTAGCCTTTGAAAGTTCAAGCCTTTCTCTATAGAATAGTCTATCAACAATGGTTTGAACCCTCTCCTTTAGGACATTAAAAACAAAGATAACAATAAACATTGACAAGAGCCTTGAGATGAAAGACGAGACAAAAAGAAACCTTTCAAAGACAAAGATAGAACAAAGCCATGTTGCTGTAATTAAGCCTGTAAGTGTCCCATAGGCAATCCCTGGCCTTATGACAAGATCAATGTCCATAAGTTTGTATTTGACGATAGAGTAGGCGGTCATTATATTAAAGAAGAGGATGCCTATATGGGCAAGGGGATAGACCCTAAATCCCATTACCCGAAGGATATTGCTTATGGCAGATAATAGGACTACACTCATTCCAAAGAAAAGGTATTTGTAATAGTTTTTCTCTAAGGGAGAAGAGACAATTTTGTAGCTTGCGAAAAGAAGATAGATACCGAAAGAGACAAGGAGAAGAAAAAATAGATTAAAAAATGGAGAGAGGGGTCCACCCACTATCCTATAACTTCCAAAAATAAAGGTAACACCTGAAGAAATGGAAAAGCTTCCTATTCTATCAATAATGAAAAAGAGGGTGCTCATAAGATACCCTATTTGAGAGAGACATCTATTAAATTTAGCCTCATTTTTGGTAAGGGAAAGGACAAAGTGAAAGAATATTGGGGGTAGAAAAACCAATCCAAAATGGAGTATTGGAACACACCATAAGGCTATCTCCTCTTTGCTCTCAGGAACAAGGGAGAGTGCCAGCATTCCAAATCCCCAGATACTTAAAAAACCACTGTAAATACAAAAAATCCTGTTTATTCTGGCATTGACATTCTTTGTTAAGACAAAGATTCCCAAGAATAGATTGAATAACACAACCGAGACTAAACTAATTTTATAAAGGTTCATTTTTCTTCAAGGATATGTAAATGGCTGTAAAGTTCATTGGTTTTCAGATTCTGCCCTCTCTTTTATCCCTGCCAAAAACTCAGTTGCCATTCTTCTTATAAAAAGAGAGTATATCAGCCCTGCAATAAAATCTCCTATGATGGGTATGGGAAAGGCAATTCTATGAACCACCTTAAGGATAGTTTCTTGGTGATTTGGCATTTCAAACCTCAATTCCGTCTCTAATCCTTTTAGAAGACCTTTAATCTGCTTAATCTTGATTGCATCATCCCCCTTAATACTTCTTTCGGAAAGATACCTAAATCTTATTCCTAAAAGATTGACACTTGACCAATAAATAACATTATTCCCATTACTTTTATCAAGAATCTCCACCTCTTTTTTTGGTATAAACTCTGGATGTTTCTTAATGTCTTCTGCTATTTCAAAAACCCGTTCTCTGGGTCGTTTAATTAAGAGCTTCTCTTCTTTACAAACCATCTATTTTGCCCTTTTTATTGGAAAGAAGGCAAAAACCTCTTTTTTGTATTTAAGATATTCATCCTTGAATTCCTCAATCAGTGCCTTCTCCTCTAAATATGCCCTGATGACCATAAGTGGCATAAAGCCAAAGAGGCCGATTAAGAATGTCCAATAGGAATTGGGTATAAGGGCTAAACCAAAAACCTCAATAATGGCACAAGAGATCAATGGATGCCTTATGTAGCGATAAGGACCATTCTTAATTAGCTTGTGTTCTTCAAATATCTTTATATCTTGACTCATATGTTTTCCTAATGTATCTGCTGCCCATTTGCGTAAAGGAATAACCCCAAAATACATCAAAAACCCAATTCCACTCATTAGAATATTGATCTCCTTAGCATCAAGGATATAGCGGAAATAGAAGTATTCAAAGATAGAACCACACCAAACAGTAAGATAAAGAAAAAGCATTAAGGGGTAGGTTATAGAGAAATAGACCCTACTAGGCCTTTGTTGGTCAGAATAAGACTTAATGAGACGACCTATCCG
It includes:
- a CDS encoding isoprenylcysteine carboxylmethyltransferase family protein; protein product: MNFTYIYLLFLIGSTIYRIGRLIKSYSDQQRPSRVYFSITYPLMLFLYLTVWCGSIFEYFYFRYILDAKEINILMSGIGFLMYFGVIPLRKWAADTLGKHMSQDIKIFEEHKLIKNGPYRYIRHPLISCAIIEVFGLALIPNSYWTFLIGLFGFMPLMVIRAYLEEKALIEEFKDEYLKYKKEVFAFFPIKRAK
- a CDS encoding ATP-binding protein; the protein is MNLYKISLVSVVLFNLFLGIFVLTKNVNARINRIFCIYSGFLSIWGFGMLALSLVPESKEEIALWCVPILHFGLVFLPPIFFHFVLSLTKNEAKFNRCLSQIGYLMSTLFFIIDRIGSFSISSGVTFIFGSYRIVGGPLSPFFNLFFLLLVSFGIYLLFASYKIVSSPLEKNYYKYLFFGMSVVLLSAISNILRVMGFRVYPLAHIGILFFNIMTAYSIVKYKLMDIDLVIRPGIAYGTLTGLITATWLCSIFVFERFLFVSSFISRLLSMFIVIFVFNVLKERVQTIVDRLFYRERLELSKATARIANQITSSVDPDLIIASSIDELHNSIHSRFIVLMLLNNEETFYEIKYIFGEVDKKAFSPFITLNNPFVEWLKKQRGWVLRDEIDGRREAIKVNYEMEKNNIRFVTPLFIQDKIIGLLLLGEKKVGYYTFPEISLLETTANELAIALENTRLYSELKEKKEELEKANQAKTDFLHIVSHELNTPLSVIMGQTYLLEKGLKKKTDISSMVDVIKKRGEHLAALIKDIMDVSSLEKGEKYEPKRDTIDIERLISNTVKSFKLMAFNKGLEIEIDVASDVSFTSDKSVLENILFRLLDNAIKFTPSGGEILVGAEKREGEVLFFVKDTGIGIADEYKEKIFERFSQIDQSSTRKYGGLGLGLSIVKDMVQALKGKIWVEGELNKGSKFCFTLPL
- a CDS encoding SRPBCC family protein — translated: MVCKEEKLLIKRPRERVFEIAEDIKKHPEFIPKKEVEILDKSNGNNVIYWSSVNLLGIRFRYLSERSIKGDDAIKIKQIKGLLKGLETELRFEMPNHQETILKVVHRIAFPIPIIGDFIAGLIYSLFIRRMATEFLAGIKERAESENQ